In Neoarius graeffei isolate fNeoGra1 chromosome 9, fNeoGra1.pri, whole genome shotgun sequence, one genomic interval encodes:
- the gja3 gene encoding gap junction alpha-3 protein, giving the protein MGDWSFLGRLLENAQEHSTVIGKVWLTVLFIFRILVLGTAAEEVWGDEQSDFTCNTQQPGCENVCYDEAFPISHIRYWVLQIIFVSTPTLIYLGHILHIIRMEDKRKEKEEELRSAQRHEEEKELLYRNGEGGRGDGEKEKPSIRDEHGKIRIRGALLRTYVFNIIFKTLFEVGFILGQYFLYGFQLRPLYKCARWPCPNTVDCFLSRPTEKTIFIVFMLVVACVSLVLNLLEIYHLGWKKIKQGVTSGYIPEHESLAHTDTVETGAMPSASRTDSATVSYPPEYTKLAAEFKIDPLHEEPNSFYISSNNHMLAAEQNWANLATEQQTLEKKAIPPSTSSSSSSVSSCDNEQRPKDAAPTTSIPSSSGGILNSGKCEPEESHVTTTVEMHEPPSMFTDLRCTSRASKISNVRARHNDLAI; this is encoded by the exons ATGGGTGACTGGAGCTTTCTTGGGCGACTGTTGGAGAATGCACAAGAACACTCTACAGTGATTGGCAAAGTCTGGCTCACTGTCCTCTTCATCTTTAGGATCCTGGTGTTGGGAACAGCAGCAGAGGAAGTCTGGGGCGATGAACAATCGGACTTTACCTGCAACACGCAGCAACCTGGTTGTGAAAACGTTTGCTATGACGAGGCCTTTCCCATTTCACACATCCGTTACTGGGTGCTACAGATCATCTTTGTGTCTACGCCAACACTTATTTACCTGGGTCACATACTGCACATCATCCGTATGGAGGATAAGcggaaagagaaggaggaggagctgaGAAGTGCACAGAGACACGAGGAGGAGAAAGAACTCCTGTATAGAAATGGGGAGGGGGGCAGAGGAGATGGGGAAAAGGAGAAACCATCAatcagagatgagcatggcaaaatcCGCATCAGGGGTGCCTTGTTGCGCACATATGTGTTCAACATCATTTTCAAGACTCTGTTTGAGGTTGGTTTCATTTTAGGCCAGTATTTTCTCTACGGTTTCCAGCTCAGGCCATTGTATAAGTGTGCACGGTGGCCCTGCCCCAACACTGTGGACTGCTTCCTGTCCAGACCCACAGAGAAGACCATCTTCATCGTGTTCATGCTTGTGGTGGCTTGTGTGTCACTTGTGCTGAACTTATTGGAGATTTATCATCTTGgatggaaaaaaatcaaacagggTGTCACCAGTGGATACATCCCTGAGCACGAGTCGTTAGCCCACACTGACACGGTTGAGACAGGAGCCATGCCATCTGCCTCCAGAACTGACTCTGCAACCGTTAGCTATCCTCCCGAATACACCAAGTTGGCAGCAG AGTTCAAGATTGATCCTCTGCATGAGGAGCCAAACTCTTTCTACATCAGCAGCAACAATCACATGCTGGCTGCTGAGCAGAACTGGGCCAATTTAGCCACTGAACAGCAAACTCTAGAAAAGAAGGCCATTCCTCCTTctacttcctcctcctcctcctctgtctcTTCCTGTGATAACGAGCAGCGCCCAAAAGACGCTGCTCCCACTACCAGCATTCCCAGCTCAAGTGGTGGCATTTTGAATAGTGGGAAGTGTGAGCCAGAGGAGAGTCACGTCACCACTACGGTGGAGATGCACGAGCCACCTAGCATGTTTACTGACCTCCGATGCACGAGCAGAGCAAGCAAAATAAGCAATGTAAGAGCGAGGCACAACGATCTGGCTATCTAG